A window from Gossypium raimondii isolate GPD5lz chromosome 7, ASM2569854v1, whole genome shotgun sequence encodes these proteins:
- the LOC105788968 gene encoding uncharacterized protein LOC105788968, producing MKRDWSIVYDMLNGQNNSDFGWDDHRQVIVAEDAVWDSYLKSHKEAGQFKHRSFPYYDQLTAIYAKDRATEKDAQTAADVHEEINAEDVPSADINEDRNK from the exons ATGAAAAGAGATTGGTCAATAgtgtatgacatgcttaatggccaaaacaatagcgaTTTTGGTTGGGACGACCATAGGCAGGTcattgttgctgaagatgcggtttgggactcttatttaaag AGTCATAAAGAAGCCGGTCAGTTCAAACATCGTAGtttcccttactacgaccaACTTACTGCCATATACGCAAAAGATCGAGCGACTGAGAAAGACGCTCAAACAGCCGCTGACGTTcatgaagaaataaatgctgaGGATGTACCTTCTGCAGATATTAATGAagacagaaacaaatag